ATGGTGGCGATGTTCGCGGTGAGGTCGAGTTGCTGGGGAACGAGGTTGGCGCGTACCACGCCGTCTTCGAGAATCAGACGGCCGATGCGCAGTTTCCACGGAGACGGTTTGCCGTCGCCCTTCGTGAAAGTCCAGTTGTTCTGTCCGTCGGCCCGTTGCTCCACGATGACCTTGGGCGCGGACAAGGCCACTTCGGGCAGCACCACATGTTTGTCGAGCAGCGGCAGCCATTCGAGCGAGAACGTGAGCCGTCCGAGCGTGATCATGTTCGGCTCCTGACTCCACGCAACGTTGCCTAACACGATATCATTCGCGATCAGGCGAGGCCGCGGCAGCCAGCGCCCCAGTCCTGGGGCCTGTGCGTTCGGCGCCAGCCAGTGCAGCGAAAGGTCGCCCCGGATTTCGAACGGGCGACCGGTCGCGGTGCTCACTTCCCGGTTGATAAAGGGCCGGGCGTAGTTCCAGTCAAACCACGTGATGAACGCCGCGAATGCCAGCACGATGGCGACTATCGTGATCGCCAGCCATTTCAAGGACGTTACCCATCGCATCATGAACAGTACCCCGTCGATCGTTGTTGCTCCGGTGCCTGTCACGCCATCGGAGGAAGATTTTGACGCGAACCGCCGTTTTGGCGGCATCGCGCGCTTATATGGTGATGACGGTCTCGCACGCCTGCGTGATGCCCACGTGGCCGTCATCGGCATCGGCGGCGTCGGTTCGTGGGTCGCCGAAGCACTGGCACGCAGCGCCGTGGGCCGACTCACGCTGATCGATCTCGATAACGTCGCCGAAAGCAATACCAATCGTCAGGTGCATGCACTGGACGGCAACTTCGGGAAACCGAAAGTTACCGCGATGGCCGAGCGAATCGTGGCCATCAATCCTGCTTGCCAGCTTACGCTTGTCGAAGACTTCGTGGCGCCGGAGAATCTCGACGCCATGTTGAGCGGCGGCTTCGACTGGCTCGTCGATGCCATCGACAGCGTGCGGGTGAAGACGGCGCTGATCGCCTGGTGCGTGGCGCACAAGCAGCGTCTGATCACCGTGGGCGGGGCGGGCGGTCAGATCGATCCGACACGGATTCGTATCGACGATCTTGCCCGCACGATCCAGGACCCGCTGCTGGCGAAAGTGCGTGCGCAATTACGCAAGCAACATGGTTTTGTCCGTGGGCCGAAAGCCAAGTTCAACGTGCCCGCCGTGTACTCGGACGAGCCCTTGCAGTACCCGGAAGCGGTCTGTGCACCGGGCGACGGCGCCGATGCGGCTCCGGGGCCACAGGGCCTGAACTGTGCCGGTTTCGGCTCAAGCATGTGTGTGACAGCGACATTCGGCATGGCAGCCGCTGCTCACGTTCTGAAGCAAATCACGAAGCGTGCCGCCTGATGGCCTACCTGACGTGCCCCTGTTTTACCAAGGCATGCGCGCCACGTCTGTAACCAAAAGTTACCAATCGCGGTCGACGTCTCGATCAACGTTTCGATATCTGAAATGACAATGGCCGGGAGTGCTCCCGGCCATGTGGGTGATCGTGTAATGTCAGCGGACTTTCGGCCGTTTCGTTATGTAGGACGAAATAACCCGCCGGACAGCGATCAGCGCAATTCGCGACGAAGGACCTTGCCCACCGGCGTCTTGGGCAGGTCTTTGCGGAATTCGATCACGTGCGGCACCTTGTAGTTCGTCAGGTGCTGGCGGCAGAAGTCGATGATGACCTTCTCGGTCAGATCCTGCGACTTCTTCACGATCACGGCTTTCACCGCTTCGCCAGTCCGCTCGCTCGGCACGCCGACAACGGCCGCTTCGAGCACGCCCGGGCACATCGCCAGCACGCTCTCGACCTCGTTCGGATACACGTTGAAGCCGGACACGATGATCATGTCCTTCTTGCGGTCGGTGATGCGCACATAGCCCTGTTCATCCATCGTGCCGATGTCGCCGGTGCGCAGCCAGCCGTCAGGCGTAATCGTCTTGGCCGTTTCGTCCGGCCGGTGCCAGTAACCCTTCATGACCTGTGGGCCGCGCACGCAGATTTCGCCTTCCTGACCGAAGCCGAGCGCTTCGTTGGCGTCGTTGCGGATACTGACGTCCGTCGACGAGATCGGCAGGCCGATCGACCCGTTGAACTCGCTGCCGAGCGGGTTGATACACACGGCGGGTGACGTCTCCGTGAGACCGTAGGCTTCGATGAGCGGATGGCCGGTGACCTTCTGCCAGCGATCGGCCACCGCACGCTGCACGGCAGCGCCACCCCCCAGCGCGCACTTGAGCGCGCTGAAGTCGAGCTGATCGAACCCGGGGGTATTGAGCAATCCGTTGAAGAGCGTGTTCACGCCGGTCATGAACGTGAACTTCCATTTGCCCAGCTCTTTCACGAAGCCGGGCATGTCGCGCGGGTTGGTGATGAGCAGGTTGAGTGCGCCCAACTGGAGGAACACCAGGCAGTTCGCCGTCAGACAGAAGATGTGATAGAGCGGCAGGGCGGTGACGATGATCTCCTTGCCTTCCTCGAGACCCGAACCGACCCACGCGCGTGCCTGCAGCATGTTGGCGATCATGTTGCGATGCGTGAGCATCGCGCCCTTGGCGACACCCGTGGTGCCGCCCGTGTATTGCAGGAAGGCGATGTCGTCGTGACCCAGTTGCACTTCCTGATGCTTGGCGCGCGCGCCTTGCGCGAGCGCCGTGCGAAACGGCACCGCGTGGGGAATGCTCCACGCGGGCACCATCTTCTTCACATGGCGCACGACGTAGTTCACGATCCAGCGCTTGGGGGCCGGCACGAGATCGCCGATCGCCGTCGTGATGACGTGCTTGACCGGCGTGTTGGGCAGTGCCTTTTCCAGGGTGGCAGCGAAGTTTTCGATCACGACGATGGCGCCGCACTCGGCATCTTTGAGTTGATGCTCGAGTTCGCCGGCCGTGTAAAGCGGGTTGACGTTCACGACCACCATGCCGGCCCGCAGGATGCCGAAAACGGCGACCGGATATTGCAGCAGGTTCGGCGACATGATCGCCACGCGCGAGCCGCGCTCCAGTCCGGGCAGGCTTTGCAGATAGGCGGCAAAGTCGCGTGATTTGCGTTCGAGGTCCGCAAAGGTCATCGTCACACCGAGGTTGGTGAACGACGGGCGATCCGCGAACTTCTGGCAGCTTTGCAGGAACAGATCGTTCAGCGAACGATACATGTTGACGTCGATCTCGGCCGGCACGCCGGGCGGATAGCTCTTGAGCCAGACTTTTTCCATGAGCGCCTCCTTGAATTTGGTTTTTATCGCATCGTCGTCGCCGGGGGAAGAGCTTGGGCGCGCGGTGCGTCGTTTCATCGCATTTCCGTCGGCAATGCAAGAGGGGGCTCCGGACGTGTCGTCTCCCCAGTCCGGTCTTGCATGCGCGATGCGCGCGCCAACATCGACGCGCTGCAAAAAGTCGTAGCATACCGTGCCGTTTCCGGTGGGAGCACATGGAAAGCCCTGATTTGATGCGGGTTTGCGTGGAGTAATTGTTCTAGCGGCAAAGGCTTGCCAGTGGAGGGGATTCCGCGCTAATCCCGCACGGAATGGCCGATGCGACGGACAATCCGCAGATGTGACAAAAGAATTGCAAAAAACGCTTGCGTGGCGGGCTGGTTTCTTACATAATTCTGTTCTCACGACGCGGCTGTAGCTCAGTTGGATAGAGTACTTGGCTACGAACCAAGGGGTCGTGGGTTCGAATCCTGCCAGCCGCGCCACCTAATTCGAGGGTCTCCTCACGGGGAGACCCTTAGTTTTTCGGGAGAGTCCTTCCCAGTGACGCGCCGCATGTCATGTACATTCGGCCCGCGTCGATGAGAAGGCAACCGACAGCAGCAAGATCGTCTGATCGGTGTCTCACGTGCAGTAAGTGCGGCTGTAGCTCAGTTGGATAGAGTACTTGGCTACGAACCAAGGGGTCGTGGGTTCGAATCCTGCCAGCCGCGCCAACTCAGTTGGCAAAAACGCTCCAGAGGCGAAAGCTTCTGGAGCGTTTTCGTTTGTGCGGATGAAAAGCACGGCACTCGGCACAGATCGTCGCGCGTTGGCTCACATCGGCCGGCTTCCCTCACGTCGGGCACGACGACGTCCCTCCATCGAACGCCATCACACCCGACGCTCATCGCCGTCAGCCTCGCCCTGCTTGCGTTGCCGTTGCCGCTGTCGTTGCCCCTTCTGCGGCGACTTCCGGGCCGACTTGCCATCCCAGCCCCAGCGCTTTGTGCAACGTCACGAACGACTTGAGAAGTTGCGCATCCGCAGCGATGCGGTCTTGTTCGGCGGAGAATCGCGTGCGCTCCGCATCCAGCCAATCGAGCGTGCTGGCGGTGCCTGCGCGGTAGCGCTGTCGTGTGAGTACGGCAGCGCGCGCGGCCGACGCCTCCACGCTGCGCACCCGGTACACGTTTTCGCGCTGATGGCCGTAGCGCGCGAGCGCCACGTCGGCGTCTCGCAACGCGGTGAGCACCGCACTTTCATACTTCGCCTGCGCCTGATCGCGTCCCGCCTTTGCGCCGTCGACACCCGCCTGAACGCGGCCGAAGTCGAGCACATTCCATTGCAGGCGCGGCATCGTCATCCAACTGAAGTTGTCCTTGCGCACGAGATGGCCGGGGTCCAGCGCGGAATAGCCGAGTTCTCCCATGATCGAGAGCTTCGGAAACCAATTGGCCGTCTGCACACCGATCTGTGCGTTCTGCGAGGCCAGACGACGCTCCGCAGCGCGAATGTCCGGGCGCGCCTGCAACAAGGCGGACGGATCGCCGATGGCGACCTTTGCCGGCAGGGTCGGCAGCGCTTTGGATGTCTTCAACTCGGCGTCGAGGGTGCCCGGGGCGCGTCCGGTCAGCAATGCCAACTGATCGAGCGATTCGATGACGTCGGCTTCCAGCGGCAGTACACGCGATTGTGTTTGCTCCACTTGCGTCACGAGTCGTTCGACGTCGAGCTCCGACGCGACACCGCCCGCGCGGCGCTGACGCGTGAGGTCGAGCATTTCGCTTTCCAACTGGGCCGAGTCGCGCACCAGCGTCAGGCGGGCTTGCTGATCGCGCAACCCGACGTAAGTCTGAGCGACCTCGGCGGCAAGTTGCACATGCGCGTCGGCCAGATCCTCCGATGCGGCGTCGGCATCGGCGCTGGCGGCCTCGACAGCACGTCGCGTGCCGCCGAACAGATCGATCTCCCAACTGGCGTCGAAGCCGGCGACATACAGGTCGAGCGGGCCACGACCACCGCCGCCGCCTTCACCGCCAAGCAGACTCAGATCCGGGGATCGGGTGCGTATCGTCGCCAGATCGACGCCCGCTTTCGGCAGCAGGTCGGCCTGATGACTGCGCAGGCTCGCGCGCGACTGACGTACCTTCGCCTGCGCGGCACGGATGTCGGGGCTATGCGCGATGGCGTCGTCGATCAGCGCGGTGAGTTGTGGATCGTTCAGCGCCGTCCACCACCGGGCAACCCCCGGCGTGTGGGCTTCGACACCTTCGCCCGCATGTGCGAACGTCGCCCCGGTGCGCAGGGCGTCGCCCGCGACCTCGGGCGCGCCGCGATAGTTCGGGCCGACGGTGCAGCCGGTGACGAGGAGGGCGGCCGCAACGGCCAGCGTTCGGATAGGAAGCGTCATGATGGTTCAATGGCCGCCGGAACTGAAACCGGTCGGCTGCTTGAGCAACAGGGCCAGCGGCACGCAAAGCAGCAGCGCGATACCCAGTGCGTAAAAAGTCTCGGAAAACGTCATCACGCTGGCCTGCCGTGCGATCTCGGCGGCGAGCTGTGCGGTGGCCTGCAATTGGGCATGGACCATGTCGCCTGTCTGCGCGAAGAAGCCCGCCGCGTTGGCCGCGAGATGCTCTTGACCTCGTGCGCTGTTGGCGGTGATCGTCTCGCGCAGCATGGCGTCGTGATAGTCGGTGCGACGGTCGATCAGCGTGCCGAGCAACGCCAGCCCCACCGACCCGCCGAGGTTGCGGGCCATGTTGTACAGACCTGCGGCGTCGCCGGCGTCCTGCGCATCGACGGCGGCCATCGACGCTTGATTGAGCGGCATCATGGCAAGCATCTGCCCCACACCGCGCAGCAGTTGCGAGAGCGTGAAATCGTGGCCCACGCTTTGCGCCGTGAGGCCGATGTCGAGCATGCAACTGGCAAAGAAGCACAACAGCCCGAGAATCACGAGCAGGCGAATGTCCACCCGGCTGATGAGGCGCGGCAGGAACGGCATCATCAGGAAGGCGGGCAGTCCCGAGAGCAGCATGATGTTGCCCGACTGTTGGGCGTTGTAGCCCGCGATCGTGGAAAGGAACTGCGGCAGCAGATACGACACGCCATAGAGCCCCGCCCCCACCGTGAAGACGATGTAGATCACGCTCGCGTAATTCTTGTTGCCCAGCAGCGAGAGCTTGACGATGGGTTTGTCTGCCGTGAACTGCGCCACGAGCATCATGCCGATGCCGATCGCCGACACGATCGACAGCCAGATAATCAGGTGCGAGTCGAACCAACGCTCGCGCTGTCCTTCTTCAAGCACCACCGTGAGCGAACTCAGACCGATGGTCAGCCCCACGATGCCCAGCCAGTCGGCGGTGAAGAACGCCCGCAGATTGGTCGGCTCGCGTTTGAGACCAAGCATGAGCAGCGTGACGATGGCGGCCGAGATCGGCAGATTCAGAAAGAAGCACCAGCGCCAGTTGGCGTTCTCGGTCAGCCATCCGCCGACGACCGGTCCGAGCAATGGACCGAGCAGCACGATCAGGCCGAACATCGCCATGCCCACCGGCATCTGATGCCGTGGCAGCCGCGTGCGAATGATCATCTGCGCCGTGGGAATCATGGCGCCACCGGCGAAGCCTTGTCCGATACGGCCGATGATCATCTCGGGCAGGCTGCTCGAGGCACCGCACATCATCGAGAAAAGCGTGAAGAACACGGCGTTGAGCATCAGGAAACGTCGTAGCCCGAGCACGCGCGTGAGCCACGCGGCGAGCGGAATCATGACGATTTCCGACATCAGGTAACCCGTCGAGATCCAGGTGCCTTCCGTGCCCGAGGCGCCGATTTGTCCCTGAATCTGCGGCAGCGCCGAGTTGGTGATGGAAATGTCGAGCGTGGCCAGCAGTGCGCCCAGCGCACCCGCCGCCACGGCGATCCAGTCCGACGCCGAGGCGTTGCGCGGCGCGGCGGCGCTTGCGGCACTCCCACCCGTGTTGCCCGAGCCACCACCGCTGCCGCCTCCCGCTGCCATGGCACTACGCGCCTGATCGCTTGTCAATGTGACGGGCGAGGGCGAAGCGCTCACCACGCTGCCGTCAGCCACGTTGCGCTCCACCGTTCGCAGGCGACGGCGCGACGTTCGTGTCGGGTCCGAAGATGGCGTCGAGCGGCGCACTGAGCGAGAGCTGCTGCCCCGTGCGGGCCGCTTGTTTTGCGGGCGTGGCCGGCGCGTTGCGATGCGTATCGACCTCGGCGGTAACCGACAGGCCTGGCAGCAGCACCGTTCGCAACGATTCCGGCACCTCGAGACGGATGCGAACCGGCACGCGTTGCACGATCTTCGTGAAGTTACCGGTGGCGTTCTGCGCGGGCAGCAGTGCGAATTGCGCACCGGTGCCGGGCGAGAGCGAATCGACCACACCGTGAATCGGTTCGCCGGGCAGGGCATCGACGTGCACCGTCACCGGCTGGCCGGGCCGCATATGGCCGACCTGCGTTTCCTTGAAGTTCGCCGTCAGATAGACGTTCTGCACCGGCACGACGGTGAGCAGTCGCGTGCCCGGCTGAGCAAACTGGCCGACGCGCACGGCACGATCGCCGACGCGTCCGGCCAGCGTGCTTTTGACTACCGTGTCCGCGAGATCGAGTTCGGCCTTGCGTGCGCTGGCCTGTGCGACGCTCAGTTGCGCCTTGGCCTGGGCCAGTGCGGCCGTGAGCGTGTCCGTCTGGCGCTCGCTTGCCAACAAGCTGGCCTCGTTGCTCTTGAGCGAGGCGTCGGCGCGGGCGCTGGCATTGCGCAACTCGGCGAGACGCTCGTCGGTTTCGGCACCGGTGGCGACCAGCGGCGCATAGCGTTTGACCTGACCCGCGGAGTACGCGGCATTCGCGCGTGCGCTGTCGAGTTCGGCGCGTGCCTGCGCGATCGTGGCCGAGTGCTGAGAGAGTTCCGCCTGTGCCCGGGCAACGTCGGCTTCGCGGGCCAGTGCCGTGGCCTGCGCTTCGTCGTAGGCGGCCTGATACTGACGCCCATCGAGTCGCACGAGTGGCTGCCCGACCGTCACCGTTTCGTTGTCGCGCACCAGCACTTCGGTCACGTAGCCGCCAACTTTCGGGGCGACAGTCATGCTGTCGGCTTGCAAATAGGCGTCGTCGGTCGACTCGATGAAGCGACCGACAAACCACCATTGCGCGCCCCAGCCGAGCGCGGCAACCACGCCCAGCGCCACCGCGCCGAGCAGAATTTTCTTGCGGCGAGGGTTGGCCGGGGCCTTCGTCTGGCCGGGCGTTTGCGGCGCCTCGCCAGCCTTGTTGGCCGGGGCTTGCGCCTGACGTGCGGTCAACGGCGCCGATTCCGCCGGCTTGACCTGTGCTGCGGTGGTCATGGGAATTTTCCTAAAATTATTCCAGTTGGCAGAATTATTCCAGTTGATCGATTTATGTCAAGTGTTATATTTTTGACGAAAGTTTTGGCAAGCAAGGACAGACATGACAGGGACTTCACGTGCAGGGCGTGCGCAGGGTGCGGCAACGCGTCCGCGGCATGCAGTCGACACGGGGTATCAACGTGGCGAGGAAACGCGTGCGCGCATCATCCTCGCGGCGATCAAGTGTTTCGGGGAGTTCGGCTTTGCGGGAGCGTCTACGCGAGACATCGCGAACGAGGCGGGCGTGAACGCGCCGGCGCTCCAGTATTACTTCGACAACAAGGAGGGGGTGTACAAGGCGTGCGTCGAGTACATCCTGAGCCTCGTGATGGGGCAGATGGGGGAAGCCATCGAATCCGCCGAGCGAGTGGTGGCGGATCCGAACGCAACCGACAAGCAGCTCATGGATGCGTTTTGCGAACTACAGAACCGCAAAGCGGGATTCATGGAAGAGGTGCCTGAGATCGACGGCTGGCACATGTTCATGGCTCGCGAACAGGCAGGCCTTGGCCCGGAAGCCGGATTCAAGGTGTTTCACGAGCGGTTTTCGAGCCGGTTGGCGTCGGTCTGCGCAAACATCGTCACGCGTCTCGCGGGCGTGGCACCGGACAATGAGGAAATGCGTATTCGCGCGGTGTGCATCAGCACATTGGGCATGGCATTTCGCGTGATGCGCCGCTCCGTCGCTTGTTCGATGGGATGGGACGGCGAGCCGAATCCCGATCGCAACCGGATGGTGCGCGAGGCAGTACTGGAACAGACGCGGCAACTGCTGGAGCGCATCGTCAAGCAGCGCAAGGCGGCCAGGTAACGTCAAACGCACGCTGCTGTCGGACAGGGGCACCTTTGGGTGCCCTTGTGTCGTTTTCAGGGCGTCGTTCCTGTTGCGGTCATGACGGCGTGGCCGTGCGCGTCTGTGGTTCGCCGTCGTGCTTGCGGTACCACAGGAAGTAGATCAGCAGCACGACGACAACGAACGGCACGCCGAAGATCAGCGTCATGCGGAATACCCCGGTGAACAGCGTGGTGAGCATGATGGCTGCCATCAGCGTCGCGCCGAGCAGCGTGAGCCACGGGAAGCCCCACATGCGGAATGCCAGCGGCGGATGATTCTCGCGCCGCCACGCCCGGCGGAAGAAGAAGTGCGTGACGAAGATCATCATCCAGGTGAGCATCGCGCCGAACATCGAGATCGCCATCATGAACGTGAAAGACGACTCGGGATACAGGAAGTTCACGAGCGTGGCGAGCGCAATGCCGACGGTCGAGAGCAGCAATGCCGCAAGCGGCACGCCACGCCGATTGACCTCGCCGAAGCGTGCGGGCGCATACCCGGCGCGCGAGAGCGAGAACATCATGCGCGTGGTGATGTAGAGCTGACTGTTCATCGACGAGAGCGCGGCGATCAGCACCACGAAGTTGATGACACCTGCGGCGCCGGGAATGCTAATGGCCTGCATCACCTTCACGAACGGGCTTTCGTCCTGACCGGCGGCGGTCCACGGCACGATGGCGAGCATCAGGGCAAGCGTGAGCAGATAGAACAACACGAGACGCACGACTGTGGAGCGGAAGGCGCGCGTCACGGCGCGCTCCGGATTCTCGGCTTCACCGGCGGCCACCGCAATCATCTCGATGGACAGGTAGCTGAATATCGAGATGATGACCGCGACCCACATCCCCCACAGCCCCTTCGGAAAGAAGCCGCCGTGCGCGGTGTAATTCGCAAATCCCGCAGGCGTATGCCCGCCACCGGCGACCGATCCCGGCGCGATGAAGACCACGTAGGCGCCGATCAGAATGAAGATGACGATGGCGGTGATCTTGATGAGCGAAAAGCCGTATTCGATCGCACCGAACAGATTCACCGACATGGCGTTCACGAGTACGAGCGCTGCCGAGAAGCCCGCAACCCAATACCAGCCCGGCACCTGTGGGAACCAGTACTTCATGTAGACGGCGATGGCGCTCACCTCGGTGCCCACGGCCAGTACGATGCATGACCAATACGCGTAGCGAACCAGAAAACCGGCCCACGGACCGATGTAGTGTTCGGCGTACGCGCCGAACGAGCCCGACGTCGGATGCGCGACCGTCATTTCGGCGAGGCATCCCATGAGCATGAGTGCGATGAATGCGCCGATGCCGTAAGAGATCAGCACACTCGGACCGGCAAAGCCGATGGCGAAGCCGCTGCCGAGAAAGAGCCCGGTGCCGATGGCACCCCCGATGGCGATCATCGCCATCTGACTGGCCGTGAGCGAGCGTCGCAAGCCTTGCTCGCGGCGCGTGATATGGGCGAAGTCGCGGGGCCGACTGGATTGAGAAGACTGGGGGGAATGCGTCATGACACACCTTTTGGGCGTCGTCGCGAGAAGTCGGCGACACCCGCATGAGTACAGCATTGCTTGTCATCGCCCGCCGGCGCGCCATGGGTGGCGCTCGCGAGCCCGGTGACAGCATCGGATATCGCAAAGCGCAGGCGCGAACGGGCCCCACCGCCCCGGACGAATCCGGGGCGGGTCATACCAACAGCAGAGGAAACCACCGAAACGGCGCGAACGGGTCGCGCCATCGGGTTAGAAGATGTGGCGAATACCGGTTGCCACGCCCACTTGCGTCGAGTTGCCCGGCAGTTCGACGCGCGCTGCGCCGCTGACCTTGTTGTAGTCGACGGTGCCGTAGACTTGCGTGCGCTTGGACAGGGCGTACTCGGCGAGCAGCACATACGTGTAACGACGGCCAGAACCGGCATCGCCCGCCTGGGCGTTGATGTTCTTGATGTCGTCGAAATACGCCGCACCCGTGATCGCGAGGTTCGGCATGGCCTGAATGGTCGTGCCGAGATAGAACGTCATGTCCTTGCGCGGGTTGTCGTTCAGGTTGCCCGTAGCGACCGTGTGAGCCGGATCGTTGAGCGTGCTGTCGAGCCAGCCGCTGCGATCGCGCCCGCCCATGTAGCCGACGAAGACCTTGGCGATCGAGACGCTGTAGATACCGGCCAGGCCCCACATCTGCTGCACGTTCTTGGCGGCATCGCGCGCTTGCTGATACACGCCGGCGACCTGGAACGGGCCCATGGCGTAGGCGGCACGAGCGCCCCAGTAGTTGCTGGCAGCCATCGTGCCCGGCGTGTTGCCGAAGCCATAGGTTGCACCGACCGACAGGCCACCGAACGTGCCGGCGTAGCTCACTGCGTTGTCGACGCGCCCGCGCGTGATGTTGTACATCCACGAGTTGTTCGCGTAGTTGCCGATCGTGAGCGGATCGAAATCGCCATAGACGTTAAACGCCTCGGTTGCCTGACGGCCGATCTTGATCGTGCCGTACTGGTTTTGCAGGCCGACGAAGGCGTAGCGGTCAAACAGTCGCGGACCATTCGAGAGTTGGCCGTTTTGCGGGTTGATGCCCGATTCCAACTGGAAGATCGCCTTCATGCCGCCACCGAGATCTTCCGAGCCCTTGAAGCCGAAACGGCTGTTGGTCACGGCGCCGTTGGCGACTTGCCACAGGGCGTCGTTATTGGCGTTGGCGTTGTTCTGATAGCGCACGCTCTGATCGACGATCCCGTACAGGGTGACAGAGCTTTGCGCGGCAGCGGTGGTGCTCAGGGCCAGGCCGCTAGCGGCGCAGAGGATGGCCAGGCTGGCCGGAATTGCAGACTTCATGAGTCTCCTTTTTTTAGTCTTGTAGACGGACTACTGTTTAAAACGGATCCGCTGCTCCTTCCGATATAGGAGGTCACGGATTCTTCTGGGCACGACAACTGCAATATCCAAAAACGGCACCCGTTGCCGGAATGGCAAAGCGACCCCGGCCCGAGGCCGAGGGCTATCATATCAACGCAAAAATTGAATTTGCTTGTTATTTATGTCGGGCAACTGGCGGTGAGTCGAAGGATCTGCCAGAATTCGTGAAAACTTGACGGATTCTGCCAATGAACCTCGACCTTGCCGATCTGCGCATCCTTCGCCATCTTGAACTCAATGGACGCATCTCCAACCAGGAGTTGGCGGATGCCGTTGGCTTGTCGCCATCAGCCTGCCTTCGCCGGGTGAAATTGCTCGAGGATCGCGGGGTGATTTCCGGATACCGCTGCATCGTGGACGCACAGCATATCGGTCTGGAGTTCGAAGCGCTAGTGCAAATTACGCTCCGTCCGGACGTCGATCAGTGGCATGAAAAGTTTCTCGCGTGTGTGCAGAACTGGCCCGAAGTGGTGACCGCTCGCATCGTTACCGGCTCGGCGAATTACATCTTGACGGTAAGAGCCCGTAACCTCGCGCATTACTCCGATTTCATCGTGAATGAGCTGTACCGGGCGCCCGCCGTGATGTCGATTCAGTCGAATATCGTGCTAAAGACAATTAAACACACGCAGTCCCTTGTCGACCTCGTCAAGCAAAAATAAAAAAATATAGAAGATATTAACTAATTCCCAAAAGACCGTTGGGATTTCCCGGAAGAAGAGACGCAGCATGGCAGTGATTACCACCATCGAGGACTTGCGGGTTCTCGCGCAGCGGCGAGTGCCGCGCATGTTTTACGAGTATGTCGATTCGGGGTCGTGGACGGAGTCCACCTATCGGGCGAATGCGGCGGATTTCGGCGGTATCGGATTCCGTCAGCGTGTTGCCGTGAACATCGAGCATCGCAGCACGCGCACGACGATGTTGGGCGAGTCGGTCGCCATGCCGGTGGCATTGGCGCCCACGGGCATGACCGGCATGCAGCACGCGGACGGCGAGATCCTCGCAGCGCGCGCCGCCGAGGCGTTCGGCGTGCCGTTCACGCTCTCGACCGTGTCGATCTGCTCCATCGAGGACGTGGCGGCGCACACCAAGGCGCCGTTCTGGTTCCAGTTGTACGTGATGCGCGATCGCGATTTCATCGAGCGTCTGATCGACCGGGCCAAGGCGGCGGGATGTTCGGCCCTGATGGTGACGATGGATTTGCAGATCAGCGGTCAGCGTCACCGCGACATCAAGAATGGGCTGTCGGCGCCGCCGAAGCTGACGCTGCCGAACATTGCCAACATGATGACCAAGCCGCGCTGGTGCATGGGCATGCTGGGCACACGACGTCGCACCTTCGGCAATATCGTGGGCCATGCCAAAGGCGTAGACGACATTGGTTCGTTAGCCACGTGGTCGGCGGCGCAGTTCGATCCCTGCCTGTCGTGGGATGACGTCGAGTGGATCAAGAAGCGCTGGGGAGGCAAGCTCGTGCTCAAGGGCGTGCTCGAC
This window of the Pandoraea fibrosis genome carries:
- a CDS encoding CerR family C-terminal domain-containing protein; this translates as MTGTSRAGRAQGAATRPRHAVDTGYQRGEETRARIILAAIKCFGEFGFAGASTRDIANEAGVNAPALQYYFDNKEGVYKACVEYILSLVMGQMGEAIESAERVVADPNATDKQLMDAFCELQNRKAGFMEEVPEIDGWHMFMAREQAGLGPEAGFKVFHERFSSRLASVCANIVTRLAGVAPDNEEMRIRAVCISTLGMAFRVMRRSVACSMGWDGEPNPDRNRMVREAVLEQTRQLLERIVKQRKAAR
- a CDS encoding porin; the encoded protein is MKSAIPASLAILCAASGLALSTTAAAQSSVTLYGIVDQSVRYQNNANANNDALWQVANGAVTNSRFGFKGSEDLGGGMKAIFQLESGINPQNGQLSNGPRLFDRYAFVGLQNQYGTIKIGRQATEAFNVYGDFDPLTIGNYANNSWMYNITRGRVDNAVSYAGTFGGLSVGATYGFGNTPGTMAASNYWGARAAYAMGPFQVAGVYQQARDAAKNVQQMWGLAGIYSVSIAKVFVGYMGGRDRSGWLDSTLNDPAHTVATGNLNDNPRKDMTFYLGTTIQAMPNLAITGAAYFDDIKNINAQAGDAGSGRRYTYVLLAEYALSKRTQVYGTVDYNKVSGAARVELPGNSTQVGVATGIRHIF
- a CDS encoding amino acid permease, whose translation is MTHSPQSSQSSRPRDFAHITRREQGLRRSLTASQMAMIAIGGAIGTGLFLGSGFAIGFAGPSVLISYGIGAFIALMLMGCLAEMTVAHPTSGSFGAYAEHYIGPWAGFLVRYAYWSCIVLAVGTEVSAIAVYMKYWFPQVPGWYWVAGFSAALVLVNAMSVNLFGAIEYGFSLIKITAIVIFILIGAYVVFIAPGSVAGGGHTPAGFANYTAHGGFFPKGLWGMWVAVIISIFSYLSIEMIAVAAGEAENPERAVTRAFRSTVVRLVLFYLLTLALMLAIVPWTAAGQDESPFVKVMQAISIPGAAGVINFVVLIAALSSMNSQLYITTRMMFSLSRAGYAPARFGEVNRRGVPLAALLLSTVGIALATLVNFLYPESSFTFMMAISMFGAMLTWMMIFVTHFFFRRAWRRENHPPLAFRMWGFPWLTLLGATLMAAIMLTTLFTGVFRMTLIFGVPFVVVVLLIYFLWYRKHDGEPQTRTATPS
- a CDS encoding Lrp/AsnC family transcriptional regulator gives rise to the protein MNLDLADLRILRHLELNGRISNQELADAVGLSPSACLRRVKLLEDRGVISGYRCIVDAQHIGLEFEALVQITLRPDVDQWHEKFLACVQNWPEVVTARIVTGSANYILTVRARNLAHYSDFIVNELYRAPAVMSIQSNIVLKTIKHTQSLVDLVKQK
- a CDS encoding HlyD family secretion protein; translated protein: MTTAAQVKPAESAPLTARQAQAPANKAGEAPQTPGQTKAPANPRRKKILLGAVALGVVAALGWGAQWWFVGRFIESTDDAYLQADSMTVAPKVGGYVTEVLVRDNETVTVGQPLVRLDGRQYQAAYDEAQATALAREADVARAQAELSQHSATIAQARAELDSARANAAYSAGQVKRYAPLVATGAETDERLAELRNASARADASLKSNEASLLASERQTDTLTAALAQAKAQLSVAQASARKAELDLADTVVKSTLAGRVGDRAVRVGQFAQPGTRLLTVVPVQNVYLTANFKETQVGHMRPGQPVTVHVDALPGEPIHGVVDSLSPGTGAQFALLPAQNATGNFTKIVQRVPVRIRLEVPESLRTVLLPGLSVTAEVDTHRNAPATPAKQAARTGQQLSLSAPLDAIFGPDTNVAPSPANGGAQRG